TCGTCTCTCCATTGCTGAGAAAAACTCTCCTGCAAACAGATTATTTACCAAGAAATCCTCTATGTAATTATAATTCTCCGGCACAAGTTTCTTAAACTTGAGATACTGTTCCTCCGCCTTGTCTTCCTTCTTCAGCAAAGTGTAGATAGCTCCTTGACAAAAATAAGGCCAGAAATCTCCTGGTTCTTCTTCCGCAAGCTCTTCATAAAGCTTCAGCGCTTCACTGTGTTTCCCTCTAACCACACGAATCTGAGCCATAAGAAGCTTAAACCCACGATGCTCCTTGTGCCTATTATTCTCCTTTTTGCAACTCAGCATTGCTTCCTCGATTCTACACTCTACTTTTTCCCAATCAAGACCTTCATCGGAATAAGCCATACACAAGCCGTGATGAGCTTCAGGGCGAAGAGGGTCTTTAGCTAGAATCTCTTGGTATACGGTTTTAGCTGATTCTGTATCTCCACTGTATAGAAAGCATTTGGCTTTCTGAACCAGCCACTTCGGTTCGTCCGGTTCAAGTTTTATCAGACGGTCGGTTAGTTTTATAGCTTCTGTGAACTCTCCAGATCTGAAATTTACCTCCATTAAAGAACGGAGAGTGTCGACGTTACGAGGGTGAGCTGCTAATTGCTCTTCGAGGGCTTGTTCTTTTTCTTCCATGGTGTTCGGAGGCGTGAGGGGAGCTGCGATGGCCGGGGGTTTGAGGTGGAGGAGAGCAGCGGCGGTTGTTAGAGTGATGCATGTGGACTTGAGGAAGCGGAAAGGTGCGGACTTTTGGAGAGGGATGAGGATGAAGTTTTGAggtttggaagaagaagaagaagaagctttgaGAGAAGGGTATTTGAGAGAGGGGTTTGGTCGGATTGAGAGTGAGGATTGTTTCGGGAAGGATGAAGAGGTGTGAGTTAAGGGAAGGTGGGATGGCTGGTGATGAAGCTGTAATCTTCCCAGAGAGTACATGATTGGGGTGAGAGATGAACCTTCAAACCCTTTGTTCAGTAAAGAGAGATCTGAGGAAGATGGAGAATGAAGAAGATCAAAGGTCCGATTGATAATGATTTTAGACTGCAGTTGTTACTTTAAAAAGATTAAAAGCTTAACaaaagtttcagaatttttttactgttataacaaaaattctCCAGAATACACCTAAAACAGTTTTTGTGACGTATATaaaccttaaaaataaaaatgatcaaaataaacttaaatgttttataaaacaaataaatatacacttatactatTAACGTTAATTAATCtacacattagggtttagagttaaagagtggagtttaggatttaaggtttagggtttagattctAGAGTTAAGAGTTGAACAAAGGAATTTTAGGGATAggatttcaaatttataaaaataaaataaaattttaaattttaaaataaaaaatgctattttggtcattttagttttagagatctatttttgtgacaaaaattttttaaaaaaatatttgagagaattgtcccAGTTATAAATCTATATCATTAAAACAGGATTTCTATTAGGATTATGCTTTTCATTTTTCGAAATATTACATTACTATACCGTTgacatttaattttaatataaatactagattcgggtatattttttgttttatattttttaaaatttaatttttatatttgtgtttttagttatatctatgtttttctttgtataatatttttttaaatgattaataaaagatttttataattgtacTAGATTcgggtatatttttttgtaaaagtgttagagttccaatacaaatctTCGAAGGAGTTCTCTCCAAAAGCTATTAAATAAAAGCTCTAAGTAATATGGCGTTGAATAAATGTGTAAGGTGGTGTTTTGCCTAAATAATGGCAAACGCTATAAATACTAAGTATAAAGCCGGTCAATAGCATTCTGGTAATATGTGGATTTTCTAGGTTTGAGTCGGCTTGAATCAAGTCGGGCCCCGTCTAATCGCTCGGGTGTCGAGCGACACCAAAAAAGAATGTCGATCAGCACTTCTTGTGAATCTCAGTTCTAACTTCTGATTTATTGAGACGCTACGAGTTTCTTCGTCCATAAGCTCTAAAATGC
The window above is part of the Brassica napus cultivar Da-Ae chromosome C8, Da-Ae, whole genome shotgun sequence genome. Proteins encoded here:
- the LOC106382803 gene encoding protein SLOW GREEN 1, chloroplastic-like → MYSLGRLQLHHQPSHLPLTHTSSSFPKQSSLSIRPNPSLKYPSLKASSSSSSKPQNFILIPLQKSAPFRFLKSTCITLTTAAALLHLKPPAIAAPLTPPNTMEEKEQALEEQLAAHPRNVDTLRSLMEVNFRSGEFTEAIKLTDRLIKLEPDEPKWLVQKAKCFLYSGDTESAKTVYQEILAKDPLRPEAHHGLCMAYSDEGLDWEKVECRIEEAMLSCKKENNRHKEHRGFKLLMAQIRVVRGKHSEALKLYEELAEEEPGDFWPYFCQGAIYTLLKKEDKAEEQYLKFKKLVPENYNYIEDFLVNNLFAGEFFSAMERRSGEFNGGLGGGSES